In Roseisolibacter agri, one genomic interval encodes:
- the pstB gene encoding phosphate ABC transporter ATP-binding protein PstB, producing MRHLPTAALLPAPADEDAPARLATADLRAGFGKARVLHGVSLGFLDRQVTAIIGPSGCGKSTLLRCLNRMHDTVPGSFVQGSVTLDGQDIYRGGIDANAVRRHMGMVLQRPTPFPTMSIRDNVLAGLRGHGQSKPSRGEADTIVEAALRRAALWDEVKDRLRTSALGLSGGQQQRLCIARALANGPQVLLLDEPTASLDPISTQRIEELVYELRHELTVVIVTHNMQQAARVSDRTAFMLAGELVEVAPTRTLFTTPADARTEAYITGRFG from the coding sequence GTGAGGCACCTCCCCACTGCCGCGCTGCTGCCCGCGCCGGCCGACGAGGACGCGCCGGCGCGACTGGCCACCGCCGACCTGCGCGCGGGCTTCGGCAAGGCGCGCGTGCTGCACGGCGTCTCGCTGGGCTTCCTCGACCGGCAGGTGACGGCGATCATCGGGCCGTCGGGCTGCGGCAAGTCGACGCTGCTGCGCTGCCTGAACCGGATGCACGACACCGTGCCCGGCTCGTTCGTGCAGGGGAGCGTCACGCTCGACGGGCAGGACATCTATCGCGGCGGCATCGACGCGAACGCCGTGCGCCGGCACATGGGCATGGTGCTGCAGCGCCCGACGCCCTTCCCGACGATGTCGATCCGCGACAACGTGCTGGCCGGCCTGCGCGGGCACGGGCAGTCGAAGCCGTCGCGCGGCGAGGCGGACACGATCGTCGAGGCGGCGCTGCGCCGCGCGGCGCTGTGGGACGAGGTGAAGGACCGCCTGCGCACGAGCGCCCTCGGGCTGTCGGGCGGGCAGCAGCAGCGCCTGTGCATCGCGCGCGCGCTGGCCAACGGCCCGCAGGTGCTGCTGCTCGACGAGCCGACCGCGTCGCTCGACCCGATCTCGACGCAGCGCATCGAGGAGCTGGTGTACGAGCTGCGCCACGAGCTGACCGTGGTGATCGTGACGCACAACATGCAGCAGGCCGCGCGCGTCTCGGACCGCACCGCGTTCATGCTGGCGGGCGAGCTGGTGGAGGTGGCACCGACGCGCACGCTCTTCACCACGCCCGCCGACGCGCGCACCGAGGCGTACATCACCGGGAGGTTCGGATGA
- a CDS encoding Ppx/GppA phosphatase family protein has product MNDRLPPDLEGDGAGASDATATYQPRLARPRRGPAGRPVADDALRIAAIDIGSNSIRQIVADVSPDGAIQVVDEMKAMPRLGKGVDATGTLADDSMELALSALSRMAMLARQMGADRIEAVATSAVRDADNGGAFLERVREETGLRVRLLTGEEEARLSFRSALAHFELGVGRTVVMDIGGGSLELVLAADGLLDRLESFPFGAVRTTEQFLADLPRGGARAEEALRQLRRAVRWAVRDRLPVKEWRGARVIGSGGTFTNLAGLLHARGGLSGARTRHGTVASRAELTRTLDALATLTLEERAAVPGLNPARADIIVAGLAVAAEVMSVFEARELHVSGYGIREGLLLEAAAVAPTIADPGEARERSVRAFAERCHYEQPHADQVRRLALQLFDQLGSRIGAQPGDREVLADAALLHDVGYHISHEKHHKHSYHLILHADLLGMTPLEQVAVANVARYHRGPEPKKKHENFGKLDRALRERIVRLSAVLRVADGLDRGHASAVHHVDARWAQGTLRLSPVPVAGAGALRLELWGASRKAELLAEVLGAPVELVAPDGATVLPGGDGEGE; this is encoded by the coding sequence ATGAACGACCGCCTGCCGCCCGACCTGGAGGGTGACGGCGCCGGCGCCAGCGACGCCACGGCCACCTACCAGCCGCGTCTCGCGCGCCCACGGCGCGGACCCGCGGGCCGGCCCGTCGCGGACGACGCGCTGCGCATCGCCGCGATCGACATCGGCTCCAACTCGATCCGGCAGATCGTCGCCGACGTCTCGCCCGACGGCGCGATCCAGGTCGTCGACGAGATGAAGGCGATGCCGCGACTCGGCAAGGGCGTCGACGCCACCGGGACGCTGGCGGACGACTCGATGGAGCTCGCGCTCTCCGCCCTGTCGCGCATGGCCATGCTCGCGCGGCAGATGGGCGCGGACCGCATCGAGGCCGTGGCGACGAGCGCCGTGCGCGACGCCGACAACGGTGGCGCCTTCCTGGAGCGGGTGCGCGAGGAGACGGGGCTGCGCGTGCGGCTGCTCACCGGCGAGGAGGAGGCGCGACTCTCCTTCCGCAGCGCGCTCGCGCACTTCGAGCTCGGCGTCGGCCGCACGGTGGTGATGGACATCGGCGGCGGCTCCCTGGAGCTGGTGCTCGCGGCCGACGGCCTGCTCGACCGCCTGGAGTCGTTCCCGTTCGGCGCGGTGCGCACGACCGAGCAGTTCCTCGCCGACCTGCCGCGCGGCGGCGCGCGCGCCGAGGAGGCGCTGCGCCAGCTGCGCCGCGCGGTGCGCTGGGCGGTGCGCGACCGCCTGCCCGTGAAGGAGTGGCGCGGCGCGCGCGTGATCGGCTCCGGCGGCACCTTCACCAACCTCGCGGGGCTGCTGCACGCGCGGGGGGGCCTCTCCGGCGCACGCACGCGCCACGGCACCGTCGCGTCGCGCGCGGAGCTCACGCGCACGCTCGACGCGCTGGCGACGCTCACGCTCGAGGAGCGCGCGGCGGTGCCCGGCCTCAACCCGGCGCGCGCGGACATCATCGTCGCCGGCCTCGCCGTGGCGGCCGAGGTGATGTCGGTGTTCGAGGCGCGCGAGCTGCACGTGTCGGGCTACGGCATCCGCGAGGGGCTGCTGCTGGAGGCGGCCGCCGTCGCGCCCACCATCGCCGATCCGGGCGAGGCGCGCGAGCGCTCGGTGCGCGCGTTCGCGGAGCGCTGCCACTACGAGCAGCCGCACGCCGACCAGGTGCGCCGCCTCGCGCTGCAGCTGTTCGACCAGCTGGGATCGCGCATCGGCGCGCAGCCGGGCGACCGCGAGGTGCTCGCCGACGCGGCGCTGCTGCACGACGTGGGCTACCACATCAGCCACGAGAAGCACCACAAGCACTCGTACCACCTGATCCTGCACGCGGACCTGCTGGGCATGACGCCGCTGGAGCAGGTGGCGGTGGCGAACGTCGCGCGCTACCACCGGGGGCCCGAGCCGAAGAAGAAGCACGAGAACTTCGGCAAGCTCGATCGCGCGCTGCGCGAGCGCATCGTGCGCCTGTCGGCCGTGCTGCGCGTCGCCGATGGCCTCGATCGCGGGCACGCGAGCGCCGTGCACCACGTGGACGCGCGCTGGGCGCAGGGCACGCTGCGGCTGTCGCCGGTCCCGGTGGCCGGCGCCGGCGCGCTGCGGCTGGAGCTGTGGGGCGCCAGCCGCAAGGCGGAGCTGCTCGCCGAAGTCCTCGGCGCGCCGGTCGAGCTGGTCGCGCCCGACGGCGCGACCGTGCTGCCGGGCGGCGACGGCGAGGGCGAGTAG
- the pstB gene encoding phosphate ABC transporter ATP-binding protein PstB, which yields MEAQGFSFWYGEKQALHEVTVAVPPQQITAFIGPSGCGKSTFLRAINRMHDLVPGTRHAGSILLDGEDVHAPGVDVVTLRQRVGMVFQRWNCFPKSIYDNVAYGPRLNGSPTRAELDAVVEHALRRAALWDEVKDRLRANALGLSGGQQQRLCIARALANEPEVLLLDEPTASLDPIATQHIEELLYDLRRELTIAIVTHNMQQAARISDRTAFFFLGRLVEAGPTQELFTSPREERTEAYITGRFG from the coding sequence ATCGAGGCGCAGGGCTTCTCGTTCTGGTACGGCGAGAAGCAGGCGTTGCACGAGGTCACCGTCGCCGTGCCGCCGCAGCAGATCACGGCGTTCATCGGACCCTCTGGATGCGGGAAGTCCACCTTCCTGCGCGCCATCAACCGCATGCACGACCTGGTGCCCGGCACGCGGCACGCCGGCAGCATCCTGCTCGACGGCGAGGACGTGCATGCGCCGGGCGTCGACGTGGTCACGCTGCGGCAGCGCGTCGGGATGGTGTTCCAGCGCTGGAACTGCTTCCCGAAGTCGATCTACGACAACGTCGCCTACGGCCCGCGGCTGAACGGATCGCCCACGCGGGCGGAGCTCGACGCCGTGGTGGAGCACGCGCTACGGCGCGCCGCGCTCTGGGACGAGGTGAAGGACCGGCTGCGTGCCAACGCGCTCGGCCTGTCCGGCGGCCAGCAGCAGCGGCTGTGCATCGCCCGCGCGCTCGCGAACGAGCCCGAGGTCCTGCTGCTCGACGAGCCCACGGCGTCGCTCGACCCGATCGCGACGCAGCACATCGAGGAGCTCCTGTACGATCTCCGGCGGGAGCTGACCATCGCCATCGTGACCCACAACATGCAGCAGGCGGCGCGGATCTCCGACCGGACCGCGTTCTTCTTCCTCGGGCGCCTCGTCGAGGCGGGCCCCACGCAGGAGCTCTTCACGAGCCCGCGCGAGGAGCGCACCGAGGCGTACATCACGGGGAGGTTCGGATGA
- the ppk1 gene encoding polyphosphate kinase 1 → MPIRLPPSALFINRELSWLEFNARVLHEALDARVPLLERLKFLSIFSTNLDEFYMVRVAGLRRKAALGAVQYPPDGLTPTDQLSAIQMRVRELLGLRDRCLHEELLPLLAAHDIRLVRMSELTPAEWMRVDEFFESQVFPILTPLAVDPGHPFPYISNLSLSLAVELRDPERGEEHFARVKVPRLLSRWVPTGTPNHFVPLEEVIGANLAALFPGMEVLRWFAFRITRYSDLDLGQIDQVEDLLDTVEQQVFRRRFGEVVRLEVQEGMPVALRQLLLEELNDAETQSVSALTEDEVHESGRLLELGDLMALTQLDFPQLKDPPHTPVVPGVLRETGPGGAARSIFDVIRERDLLVHHPFHSFDATVERFLKEAAEDEHVLAIKLTLYRTSGDTDIVSALADAAQAGKQVAVLVELQARFDEVNNINWARTLERYGVHVAYGLPGLKTHCKTVLVVRRDPDGVIRRYCHLGTGNYNSKTARLYTDVGLFSASPSIGADLSDLFNTLTGFSRQRLYRKLLVAPANMRERLLGLIARETAHARAGRPARMIAKMNALVDPETIAALYEASQAGVDIDLIVRGICCLRPGVEGVSDRIRVLSIVGRFLEHSRIFYFRNDGQAEYYIGSADWMPRNFDRRVESIAPVEDPSLHSALGSLLDTCLRDNRQAWELHADGTYRQRRPEPDGPEWSTHRILQRDPWGQVADAMPDAPPPERRDGARVRPEGVTTGD, encoded by the coding sequence GTGCCGATCCGCCTGCCGCCGTCCGCCCTGTTCATCAACCGCGAGCTGTCCTGGCTCGAGTTCAACGCGCGCGTGCTGCACGAGGCGCTGGACGCGCGCGTGCCGCTGCTGGAGCGGCTGAAGTTCCTGTCGATCTTCAGCACGAACCTGGACGAGTTCTACATGGTCCGGGTGGCGGGGCTGCGCCGCAAGGCGGCGCTGGGGGCGGTGCAGTACCCGCCCGACGGCCTGACGCCGACGGACCAGCTGAGCGCGATCCAGATGCGCGTGCGCGAGCTGCTGGGGCTGCGCGACCGCTGCCTGCACGAGGAGCTGCTGCCGCTGCTGGCGGCGCACGACATCCGCCTGGTGCGCATGTCGGAGCTGACGCCGGCCGAGTGGATGCGGGTGGACGAGTTCTTCGAGTCGCAGGTGTTCCCGATCCTCACGCCGCTGGCGGTCGATCCGGGCCACCCGTTCCCGTACATCTCGAACCTGTCGCTGTCGCTGGCGGTCGAGCTGCGCGACCCCGAGCGCGGCGAGGAGCACTTCGCGCGCGTGAAGGTGCCGCGCCTGCTCTCGCGCTGGGTGCCCACGGGCACGCCCAACCACTTCGTCCCGCTGGAGGAGGTCATCGGCGCGAACCTCGCCGCGCTCTTCCCGGGGATGGAGGTGCTGCGCTGGTTCGCGTTCCGCATCACGCGCTACAGCGACCTCGATCTCGGGCAGATCGACCAGGTGGAGGACCTGCTCGACACGGTGGAGCAGCAGGTCTTCCGCCGCCGCTTCGGCGAGGTGGTGCGCCTCGAGGTGCAGGAGGGGATGCCGGTCGCGCTGCGCCAGCTGCTGCTGGAGGAGCTGAACGACGCGGAGACGCAGAGCGTCAGCGCGCTGACCGAGGACGAGGTGCACGAGAGCGGCCGCCTGCTGGAGCTGGGCGACCTGATGGCGCTGACGCAGCTCGACTTCCCGCAGCTCAAGGACCCGCCGCACACGCCGGTGGTGCCGGGCGTGCTCCGCGAGACGGGGCCTGGCGGCGCGGCGCGCTCGATCTTCGACGTGATCCGCGAGCGCGACCTGCTGGTGCACCACCCCTTCCACTCGTTCGACGCGACCGTCGAGCGGTTCCTGAAGGAGGCGGCGGAGGACGAGCACGTCCTCGCGATCAAGCTCACGCTCTACCGCACGTCTGGCGACACGGACATCGTGAGCGCGCTGGCCGACGCCGCGCAGGCGGGGAAGCAGGTCGCCGTGCTGGTGGAGCTGCAGGCGCGCTTCGACGAGGTGAACAACATCAACTGGGCGCGCACGCTGGAGCGCTACGGCGTGCACGTGGCCTACGGGCTGCCCGGCCTCAAGACGCACTGCAAGACGGTGCTGGTGGTGCGCCGCGACCCGGACGGCGTGATCCGCCGCTACTGCCACCTGGGCACCGGCAACTACAACTCGAAGACGGCGCGGCTCTACACGGACGTCGGGCTGTTCTCCGCCAGCCCGTCCATCGGCGCCGACCTCTCGGACCTGTTCAACACGCTCACGGGCTTCTCGCGGCAGCGGCTGTACCGCAAGCTGCTGGTCGCGCCCGCGAACATGCGCGAGCGGCTGCTGGGGCTCATCGCGCGCGAGACGGCGCACGCGCGCGCGGGCCGGCCGGCGCGCATGATCGCCAAGATGAATGCGCTCGTGGATCCCGAGACGATCGCCGCGCTCTACGAGGCGTCGCAGGCGGGCGTGGACATCGACCTGATCGTGCGCGGCATCTGCTGCCTGCGCCCCGGCGTCGAGGGCGTGAGCGACCGCATCCGCGTGCTCTCGATCGTGGGGCGCTTCCTGGAGCACTCGCGCATCTTCTACTTCCGCAACGACGGGCAGGCCGAGTACTACATCGGCTCCGCGGACTGGATGCCGCGCAACTTCGACCGGCGCGTGGAGTCCATCGCGCCCGTCGAGGACCCGTCGCTCCACTCCGCGCTCGGCTCGCTGCTCGACACCTGCCTGCGCGACAACCGGCAGGCGTGGGAGCTGCACGCGGACGGGACGTACCGGCAGCGGCGTCCGGAGCCGGACGGGCCGGAGTGGTCGACGCACCGCATCCTGCAGCGCGATCCGTGGGGGCAGGTGGCCGACGCGATGCCCGACGCGCCGCCACCGGAGCGCCGTGACGGCGCGCGCGTCCGACCGGAGGGCGTCACGACGGGCGACTGA
- the pstC gene encoding phosphate ABC transporter permease subunit PstC: MSDAVARSALAGGLDPSARARATPPAAASVRIEGSAAGDRIYRGVTTALALCVPLLLLAIAIALGVAAWPALRTAGLSFLTSSEWDATRGTFGAAPALYGTLVSSALAIALATPLALGSAIFLSEFAPRWLRTPAAFLIDLLAAVPSVVYGLWAVFVLLPLLREHVMPFLQNTLHLGSTPLFSGPAYGPSMLAAGLILAVMVLPYVAAVAREVLLAVPRSQREAALALGATRWEMIRDAVLPYARSGIIGGVVLGLGRALGETMAVTMVIGNRHEISSSLFSPGYTMASLVANEFSEATGDLHLSSLMAVGAVLFAVTLVVNAIARYLVWRVSRRGRA; the protein is encoded by the coding sequence GTGAGCGACGCCGTCGCCCGCTCGGCGCTGGCCGGGGGGCTCGACCCCTCGGCCCGGGCGCGCGCCACGCCGCCCGCAGCGGCGAGCGTGCGCATCGAGGGCTCGGCGGCCGGCGACCGGATCTACCGCGGTGTCACCACTGCCCTGGCGCTGTGCGTGCCGCTGCTGCTGCTCGCCATCGCGATCGCGCTCGGCGTCGCCGCGTGGCCGGCGCTGCGCACCGCGGGCCTCTCCTTCCTGACGTCGAGCGAGTGGGACGCGACGCGCGGCACGTTCGGCGCCGCGCCGGCGCTCTACGGCACGCTCGTGTCGTCGGCGCTGGCCATCGCGCTCGCGACGCCGCTGGCGCTCGGGTCGGCGATCTTCCTCTCCGAGTTCGCGCCGCGCTGGCTGCGGACGCCGGCCGCGTTCCTGATCGACCTGCTGGCCGCCGTGCCCAGCGTCGTGTACGGGCTGTGGGCGGTGTTCGTGCTGCTCCCGCTACTGCGCGAGCACGTGATGCCGTTCCTCCAGAACACGCTGCATCTCGGGAGCACGCCGCTGTTCTCCGGCCCCGCGTACGGGCCGAGCATGCTGGCGGCGGGGCTGATCCTGGCAGTGATGGTGCTGCCGTACGTCGCCGCGGTCGCGCGCGAGGTGCTGCTGGCCGTGCCGCGCTCCCAGCGCGAGGCGGCGCTGGCGCTCGGCGCGACGCGGTGGGAGATGATCCGCGACGCGGTGCTGCCGTACGCCCGCTCGGGCATCATCGGTGGTGTCGTGCTCGGCCTCGGGCGCGCGCTCGGCGAGACGATGGCCGTGACGATGGTCATCGGCAACCGGCACGAGATCTCGTCGTCGCTCTTCTCGCCCGGCTACACGATGGCGTCGCTGGTCGCCAACGAGTTCAGCGAGGCTACGGGCGACCTGCACCTCTCGTCGCTGATGGCCGTGGGCGCGGTGCTGTTCGCCGTCACGCTGGTGGTGAACGCGATCGCCCGCTACCTGGTGTGGCGCGTGTCGCGCCGGGGGCGCGCGTGA
- the pstA gene encoding phosphate ABC transporter permease PstA: MSPARPTVRRPRSLRGRRARSRVMVVLTYLAALLAVLPLVLILGYLLKQGAAALSPDFFTQLPKPPGEAGGGMANAIVGTLVVVGIAAAIGLPIGIGAGMYLAERRDEPLATAVRFLSDVLNGLPSIVVGIFAWEFLVRPAGHFSALAGGAALAAIMIPIVTRTTEEMLRLVPNSLREAALALGYPQWRTSLVVVLRTALPGIVTGALVAVARVAGETAPLLFTAFGNQFWSVELGQPIAALPLQVFTYAISPYDEWHAHAWAGALVLIGIVLVISVAARVATRSRFGTAGE, encoded by the coding sequence ATGTCGCCCGCCCGCCCGACGGTGCGCCGCCCGCGCTCGCTGCGCGGCCGTCGCGCGCGCAGCCGCGTGATGGTGGTGCTCACCTACCTGGCCGCGCTGCTGGCCGTGCTGCCGCTGGTGCTGATCCTGGGCTACCTGCTGAAGCAGGGCGCGGCCGCGCTGTCGCCCGACTTCTTCACGCAGCTGCCCAAGCCGCCGGGTGAGGCGGGCGGCGGGATGGCGAACGCGATCGTCGGCACGCTGGTCGTGGTCGGCATCGCGGCCGCGATCGGCCTGCCGATCGGCATCGGCGCCGGGATGTACCTGGCCGAGCGGCGCGACGAGCCGCTGGCGACGGCGGTGCGCTTCCTGTCGGACGTGCTGAACGGGCTCCCGTCGATCGTCGTCGGCATCTTCGCGTGGGAGTTCCTCGTGCGACCGGCCGGGCACTTCTCCGCGCTCGCGGGCGGCGCCGCGTTGGCCGCGATCATGATCCCGATCGTCACCCGCACCACCGAGGAGATGCTGCGCCTCGTGCCCAACTCGCTGCGCGAGGCCGCGCTGGCGCTGGGCTACCCGCAGTGGCGCACCTCGCTGGTCGTCGTGCTGCGCACCGCGCTGCCGGGCATCGTCACCGGCGCGCTCGTGGCCGTGGCGCGCGTCGCCGGCGAGACGGCCCCCCTCCTCTTCACCGCGTTCGGCAACCAGTTCTGGTCGGTCGAGCTGGGCCAGCCGATCGCCGCGCTGCCGCTGCAGGTCTTCACCTATGCCATCAGCCCCTACGACGAGTGGCACGCGCACGCCTGGGCAGGCGCCCTCGTCCTCATCGGGATCGTCCTGGTCATCTCGGTGGCGGCCCGCGTCGCCACGCGCTCGCGCTTCGGCACCGCCGGCGAGTGA
- a CDS encoding inorganic phosphate transporter, with product MLTYILAIVAVAFLFDFINGFHDSANSIATIVGTRVLSPFAAVVWAAVFNFAALFVVKTAVAKAVATGFVDPAIVNPNLMFAALLGAIIWNLLTWYFGIPSSSSHALIGGLAGAGLAKAGLAGITFGRKWIETLSAIALSPMLGALMGFLIMVAVFNLFRRATPHRVDKVFRPGQLLSSALLSLAHGGNDAQKTMGIIVGLLASTQAQAVFQGQSGWKAFFYVPNAGVVPPLWVEVMAYLAISLGTLFGGWRIVHTMGSRITRLRPVGGFAAETGGALIILIASKFGIPVSTTHTITGSIVGVGATNRLSAVRWGLAGRIVWAWILTIPAAAIMAALSFWLLNTLIPM from the coding sequence GTGCTCACCTACATCCTGGCGATCGTCGCGGTCGCCTTCCTGTTCGACTTCATCAACGGGTTCCACGACTCGGCGAACTCCATCGCCACCATCGTGGGCACCCGCGTCCTCAGCCCGTTCGCGGCGGTGGTCTGGGCGGCGGTGTTCAACTTCGCCGCCCTCTTCGTGGTCAAGACGGCCGTCGCCAAGGCCGTCGCCACGGGCTTCGTCGATCCCGCGATCGTCAACCCGAACCTGATGTTCGCGGCGCTGCTGGGCGCGATCATCTGGAACCTGCTCACCTGGTACTTCGGCATCCCGTCCAGCTCCTCGCACGCCCTCATCGGCGGGCTGGCGGGCGCCGGGCTGGCGAAGGCAGGGCTCGCGGGGATCACGTTCGGTCGCAAGTGGATCGAGACGCTCTCCGCCATCGCGCTCTCGCCGATGCTCGGCGCCCTGATGGGCTTCCTCATCATGGTGGCCGTCTTCAACCTCTTCCGCCGCGCCACGCCGCACCGCGTGGACAAGGTGTTCCGCCCCGGCCAGCTGCTCAGCTCCGCGCTGCTCTCGCTGGCGCACGGCGGCAACGACGCGCAGAAGACGATGGGCATCATCGTCGGCCTGCTCGCCTCGACGCAGGCGCAGGCGGTCTTCCAGGGCCAGTCCGGCTGGAAGGCGTTCTTCTACGTCCCGAACGCGGGCGTCGTCCCGCCGCTCTGGGTCGAGGTCATGGCCTACCTCGCGATCTCCCTCGGCACGCTCTTCGGTGGCTGGCGCATCGTGCACACGATGGGCTCGCGCATCACGCGCCTGCGGCCGGTCGGCGGCTTCGCGGCGGAGACGGGCGGGGCGCTCATTATCCTGATCGCGTCGAAGTTCGGCATCCCGGTCAGCACGACGCACACGATCACCGGCTCGATCGTCGGCGTCGGCGCCACCAACCGCCTCTCGGCGGTGCGGTGGGGGCTCGCCGGCCGCATCGTCTGGGCATGGATCCTCACGATTCCGGCGGCGGCGATCATGGCGGCGCTCTCGTTCTGGCTGCTGAACACGCTCATCCCGATGTGA
- the phoU gene encoding phosphate signaling complex protein PhoU, with amino-acid sequence MTGAPAEATRFRHFHDQLGALKARLLDMSERAEALVETAVEALLAHDMAKAERVLAGDRDVDALEIQVEALAVELLALQQPMARDLRFIISAIKVSSDLERVGDHAVNIAQSAIRLSKLAAPPGPAPALEDMARRARKMLSDALDAFVRADGVLGREVCRADDQVDALHDSVFRILLTHMMADPRTINASLEYLLVSRNLERVADLATNIGEDAVYLAEGKTIKHNLEHAGDPRPPREPR; translated from the coding sequence ATGACCGGCGCGCCCGCGGAGGCCACCCGCTTCCGCCACTTCCACGACCAGCTCGGCGCGCTCAAGGCGCGGCTGCTCGACATGTCGGAGCGCGCCGAGGCGCTCGTCGAGACCGCCGTCGAGGCGCTGCTCGCGCACGACATGGCGAAGGCGGAGCGCGTGCTCGCCGGCGACCGCGACGTCGACGCGCTCGAGATCCAGGTCGAGGCGCTGGCCGTCGAGCTCCTGGCGCTGCAGCAGCCGATGGCGCGCGACCTGCGCTTCATCATCAGCGCGATCAAGGTGTCGAGCGACCTCGAACGCGTGGGGGACCACGCGGTGAACATCGCGCAGTCGGCGATCCGGCTGTCGAAGCTCGCCGCCCCACCCGGCCCCGCGCCGGCGCTGGAGGACATGGCGCGGCGGGCGCGCAAGATGCTCAGCGACGCGCTCGACGCGTTCGTCCGGGCCGACGGCGTGCTGGGCCGCGAGGTGTGCCGCGCCGACGACCAGGTGGACGCGCTGCACGACTCGGTGTTCCGCATCCTGCTCACGCACATGATGGCCGACCCGCGCACCATCAACGCGTCGCTCGAGTACCTGCTGGTGAGCCGCAACCTGGAGCGCGTGGCCGACCTCGCGACCAACATCGGCGAGGACGCGGTCTATCTGGCGGAGGGGAAGACGATCAAGCACAATCTGGAGCATGCCGGCGACCCCCGTCCTCCCCGAGAGCCCCGCTGA
- the pstS gene encoding phosphate ABC transporter substrate-binding protein PstS, with protein MILAAAALVAACGSSDKQGDTKGAAPASSGSVDLTGAGATFPYPLYSKWFSEYATAKNVRINYQSIGSGGGIRQLSEQTVDFGASDAPMSDEEMSKAKGGKVLHIPTVLGAVVVTYNVPELQQPLKLTGEVLGDIFLGTITKWNAPQIAALNPGVALPARDILVVRRSDGSGTSYIFTDYLSAVSAPWKAGPGKGKEVRWPVGLGGKGNEGVAGQVKSTPGTIGYVELAYATQNRLPVAAIRNAAGTFVTPSIASVTAAAAGVAEQLPAESDYRVSIVNAPGAEAYPISSFTWLLVYETQRDAVKGRKLVDFLGWALKDGARFAAPLDYAPLPPALVTRLEQRLATIKLDAQP; from the coding sequence ATGATCCTCGCCGCCGCCGCGCTCGTCGCCGCGTGCGGCTCGTCCGACAAGCAGGGCGACACGAAGGGCGCGGCGCCCGCGAGCAGCGGCTCCGTCGACCTCACGGGCGCCGGCGCGACCTTCCCGTATCCGCTCTACTCGAAGTGGTTCTCCGAGTACGCGACGGCGAAGAACGTCCGCATCAACTACCAGTCGATCGGCTCGGGCGGCGGCATCCGCCAGCTCTCCGAGCAGACGGTCGATTTCGGCGCCTCCGACGCGCCGATGTCGGACGAGGAGATGTCGAAGGCGAAGGGCGGCAAGGTGCTGCACATCCCGACCGTGCTCGGCGCCGTCGTGGTGACGTACAACGTCCCCGAGCTGCAGCAGCCGCTGAAGCTCACGGGCGAGGTGCTCGGCGACATCTTCCTCGGCACGATCACCAAGTGGAACGCGCCGCAGATCGCGGCCCTCAACCCGGGCGTCGCGCTGCCCGCGCGCGACATCCTCGTGGTGCGCCGCTCGGACGGCAGCGGCACGTCGTACATCTTCACCGACTACCTGTCGGCCGTCAGCGCGCCGTGGAAGGCGGGCCCCGGCAAGGGGAAGGAAGTGCGCTGGCCCGTGGGCCTCGGCGGCAAGGGGAACGAGGGCGTCGCCGGCCAGGTGAAGTCGACGCCGGGCACCATCGGCTACGTGGAGCTGGCGTACGCGACGCAGAACCGCCTCCCGGTCGCGGCCATCCGCAACGCCGCCGGCACCTTCGTCACGCCGTCCATCGCCAGCGTGACCGCGGCCGCCGCCGGCGTTGCCGAGCAGCTGCCCGCGGAGTCCGATTACCGCGTGTCGATCGTCAACGCGCCGGGCGCGGAGGCCTATCCGATCTCGTCGTTCACCTGGCTGCTCGTCTACGAGACGCAGCGCGACGCCGTTAAGGGCCGCAAGCTCGTGGACTTCCTCGGCTGGGCGCTGAAGGACGGCGCGCGGTTCGCCGCGCCGCTGGACTACGCCCCGCTGCCGCCGGCGCTCGTGACGCGCCTGGAGCAGCGCCTCGCGACCATCAAGCTGGACGCGCAGCCGTGA